Part of the Tenacibaculum sp. SZ-18 genome, GGTTTAACTAAACCAACAAATTCTGGAATTTCAACACCTTGGGTTGCTGAAGTTAGTATTCTTTTATTTAGAGTAGGAATTTGATGTATAATTCCTCTCATTTCATTCTCAAACCCAACTTCTAGAGATTTATCAAACTCGTCAAGAACTACTGTTTTTATACTATTTTTAGAAAAACGATTACTACTAAAATGATCAGAAATCCTTCCTGGTGTTCCTATTAAAATTGCAGGTAAATGCTGTAATTCTGCTTTATCTTTAGCAATTGGTCTTCCTCCATAAATAGCATTTATTTTAAAACCAGATCCCATGTTTCTCGCTACTTGTTCTATTTGTATTGCTAATTCACGCGAAGGCACTAAAATTAAGGCTTGTATTTCAGGATTATTGGCATCTAAAGTCTTTAGTAATGGCAACAAGAACGCCAACGTTTTACCAGTCCCCGTTGGAGAAAGTAGTATGGTATTTGTTTCTTTTTCAATAACAGCTAAAGCTTCTTCTTGCATCGGATTTAACTCTTGAATATTCAGTTTAGCTAATATATCCTGCTGCTGTTTAATGCTACTTGCCATAACTATTTCTTATTTCTTTGAGAATCTTGTTTCAATTTATTTGTATTCATTTCTGCCAAATGATAGCCCAAAATTTTTTCAATTAATTCATCTTTAGTCAAATGATGAAATACCGTTTTAACTTTATCTTTAAATTCTTCTGAAACGTTTCTATTGGGCTTAGTTTTAAAGATTTTTTTTGCCCATAACAAGGTATTGTTTTCTTCTATACTTTGTGCATCAGCTTTTTTAAATTGACGAAAAGTAATACCTAATTCTTCTTCAAACTCAGGAATTTCTTCAATTTCTTCTTCTTGAATAACACTTAAAGAAAGTCCCTTTCCTCCTGCTCTTGCTGTTCGTCCGCTTCTATGTACATACGTTTCATAAGTGTCTGGTAAATGATAATTTACAACGTAAGAAACTTCTTTTACATCTATACCACGTGCAGCTAAATCAGTAGCTACTAAAATATTAATATGTCCAGCTCTAAATTGTTCCATAATCCGATCACGAATTCCTTGCGTTAAGCTTCCATGAATGGCACCAGAAGAGAATTTGTTAATCGCCAATTTTTTTGCTAGTTTATTTACTGCCGCTTTGGTTTTACAAAATATAATTCCTCTTTCTCTTTCTTTGGAAGCTAAAAAATGTAATAAAACTTCTAGTTTTTCTATGGGTTTTACAACCACATATTGATGTTTTATTCCTTGATGACCAATAGTTTCCATATCGGCTTCAAGTTGAATAACATCTTTAGACATATAATTGTTTATCAATTGTTTGATCGCTCCTGAAAGCGTTGCTGTAAACAATAATGTTCTTCTTTTTTTAGGTATTTCTTTGATTATTGTGTCTAGTCCATCTTTTAATGCACTGACCATTTCATCAGCTTCATCGAGAACAAAATATGAAATATTTTTGATGTTAATCGCTTCACGTTTTATTAAGTCAACTAATCTTCCTGGTGTCGCAACAACTATATGCGTCTCTTTTTGTAGTCGTTCAATTTG contains:
- a CDS encoding DEAD/DEAH box helicase, coding for MSKSFTDLGILPEIQQSLNDLKISVPTDIQQKAIPTILNKNEDIVALAKTGTGKTAAFGLPLLQLIDTNNSNIQVIILAPTRELGQQIHANLVSFASHIPSIAIEAICGGTPIKPQIERLQKETHIVVATPGRLVDLIKREAINIKNISYFVLDEADEMVSALKDGLDTIIKEIPKKRRTLLFTATLSGAIKQLINNYMSKDVIQLEADMETIGHQGIKHQYVVVKPIEKLEVLLHFLASKERERGIIFCKTKAAVNKLAKKLAINKFSSGAIHGSLTQGIRDRIMEQFRAGHINILVATDLAARGIDVKEVSYVVNYHLPDTYETYVHRSGRTARAGGKGLSLSVIQEEEIEEIPEFEEELGITFRQFKKADAQSIEENNTLLWAKKIFKTKPNRNVSEEFKDKVKTVFHHLTKDELIEKILGYHLAEMNTNKLKQDSQRNKK